One genomic window of Thermococcus indicus includes the following:
- a CDS encoding ABC transporter permease, translated as MRLDRKEKAGITLILLVMLLAVVPVGLLVPPEKAANWNYLPYWNDYPKNARPIWLPSGFRTLESAGTNFSITFAVEGIVPGNIMLEGNSTVRLVIHRPDGLSVVLGPVEVDGRTSINSNPALAAGAYEFAESLGYGPESRPLFTPTQLLFMGYGGEVLEGRYTLEVESTSPVAVTVFGDSYGLLGTDSYGRDLWVGFVLAGRSTLLVSLEVSLLVMIIGLLLGLFAGYYRSRPAILLESLLNSLGALPVLPLAMLMIFSFSTTGIAMTREIKTETLSLILALLLAGKFGSAVRGFVVQEKVKEHIAAARALGAGDLHILRRHILKPVIPYALSHFSLLFPKVVALVAILGFFNMIPSDNWGSFILEGLNQNALYAGRWWWFLAPVVTMVLLSVGFALLWEDETSEGVLA; from the coding sequence TTGAGGCTTGACCGGAAGGAAAAAGCCGGAATCACGCTTATACTGCTGGTGATGCTCCTCGCGGTCGTCCCAGTGGGTCTCCTCGTGCCCCCGGAAAAGGCCGCCAACTGGAACTACCTGCCCTACTGGAACGACTACCCCAAGAACGCCCGGCCCATCTGGCTCCCTTCGGGCTTCAGAACCCTTGAATCGGCTGGAACGAACTTTTCAATTACCTTTGCGGTTGAGGGCATCGTTCCAGGAAATATAATGCTTGAGGGCAATTCGACGGTTAGGCTCGTGATTCACCGCCCCGACGGCCTTTCCGTGGTCCTCGGTCCGGTGGAGGTGGATGGGAGGACGAGCATCAACTCCAACCCTGCACTCGCCGCGGGGGCTTACGAGTTTGCCGAGTCCCTCGGCTACGGCCCGGAGAGCAGGCCCCTCTTCACCCCCACCCAGCTCCTCTTCATGGGGTACGGCGGCGAGGTTCTGGAGGGAAGGTACACCCTCGAGGTCGAATCCACTTCCCCCGTTGCCGTCACGGTCTTTGGCGATTCCTACGGTCTCCTCGGTACAGACTCCTACGGCCGCGACCTCTGGGTGGGCTTCGTCCTGGCCGGTAGAAGCACGTTACTCGTGTCGCTTGAGGTCTCCCTCCTTGTGATGATCATCGGCCTGCTCCTCGGCCTCTTCGCCGGCTACTATCGGAGCCGGCCCGCGATTCTTCTCGAGAGCCTGCTGAACTCTCTCGGAGCTCTCCCCGTCCTTCCCCTCGCGATGCTGATGATATTTTCATTCTCAACGACGGGCATAGCGATGACCCGGGAAATAAAAACGGAAACCCTGTCACTGATACTCGCCCTCCTGCTCGCGGGCAAGTTCGGGAGCGCCGTGAGGGGCTTCGTCGTTCAGGAGAAGGTCAAGGAGCACATTGCCGCGGCGAGGGCGCTCGGAGCGGGTGATCTCCACATCCTCAGGAGGCATATCCTGAAGCCTGTAATCCCCTACGCCCTGAGCCACTTCAGCCTCCTGTTCCCCAAGGTGGTCGCGCTCGTGGCGATACTCGGGTTTTTCAACATGATTCCGAGCGACAACTGGGGTTCGTTCATACTGGAGGGCCTCAACCAGAATGCCCTCTACGCGGGCAGATGGTGGTGGTTTTTAGCACCTGTCGTCACGATGGTGCTTCTGAGC